The Mercenaria mercenaria strain notata chromosome 10, MADL_Memer_1, whole genome shotgun sequence genome contains a region encoding:
- the LOC128559782 gene encoding podocan-like, with product MEGGTTVLTCWMFACLIFCINGLTPGCEYVHLTLTCSGPNMTDVPENIFANTTEIKIKHADIKTLNTSAFSQTKKLHGLIVEHSGVTDLVDEAFAELKFLDMISLKGNKLITLQNGIFSNLTLLKVLRLSENSLVSVDGIFDGLTNLEKLSLNDNQIVTIATDTFRDLTSLHHLELNNNKIKEIQPGAFENMKMLMLLGLGDNPIRSVDNIFPSDMMLQYLNQTACELSTFPSDLPSSLKYLKLTKNKIRRISKSDTQRYSDLNALILEDNGLEYIEPGSFSSMTSLTDIFLFVNYLEHIPGPFPASIKSIHLDNNRIESIPPDIFQNGTKLNILSLRINNITSIHTNAFQNIESIQELHLERNTLSILHDETFKFALRLKYLNLNHLTLTAVYPDCFSNLNSLTKLEMSFVRVSKDQVYGNIFRNLPMLEELQLQESPTLAEIFITNLIIERKKVKTITQLNLEDNGLETLSSDVQKYLPNIQKLSLRGNNFHCNANILWLRIWHNIEPDKLHKFDQVRCYLPRHLQGQRIEDVQIGQFNDQTSSENDNLDTVSHPYHIPTDDPFQTTTEQAYYFHYPDYDYEYLYQYDYSNGSTVQSISNHPIPALTFQTTTPLSEDDRKTVNSNNTVETYNHSNNSTIKSISNHSRQATIFKTATPLSDDGKQTENPNIKNHDIGHTGKPPAQNNGGNSSSLKTVGIAFGMAFGVIIVMLFGALLVYKLWQRKRNAAMKTGRHQNGGQDYVFVAAQTDRRDKPEPKVHRKLSRAERGSTTSHASEDITNSDTDMKVYIMDIDA from the coding sequence atggAAGGAGGAACGACTGTGTTGACGTGTTGGATGTTCGCTTGTTTGATTTTCTGTATTAATGGTCTTACACCAGGTTGTGAATATGTTCACCTAACTTTGACCTGTTCCGGACCTAACATGACTGACGTACCGGAAAATATCTTTGCAAATacaactgaaattaaaataaagcATGCTGATATCAAAACACTGAACACTTCAGCTTTCAGTCAAACCAAGAAACTTCATGGATTAATTGTAGAACACAGTGGGGTCACTGACCTAGTGGATGAAGCTTTCGCTGAACTGAAATTCTTAGATATGATTTCGCTAAAAGGAAATAAGCTCATTACCCTTCAAAATGGCATTTTCTCCAATCTGACTTTACTGAAGGTGCTGCGACTTAGTGAGAATTCGCTTGTATCAGTAGATGGAATATTTGACGGTCTTACAAATTTGGAAAAATTAAGTCTAAATGATAATCAGATTGTCACCATAGCAACGGACACCTTTAGAGACCTCACAAGCCTACATCACCTAGAACtgaacaacaataaaattaaagaaattcagCCAGGAGCATTTGAGAACATGAAAATGCTGATGCTTCTGGGACTAGGAGATAATCCTATAAGATCTGTTGACAATATCTTCCCCAGTGATATGATGCTGCAGTATCTAAACCAAACAGCTTGCGAACTTTCAACATTTCCGAGTGACCTTCCATCATCACTGAAATATCTTAAACTCACGAAAAACAAGATCAGACGAATTTCGAAATCAGACACGCAGAGATATTCAGACCTAAATGCACTGATTTTAGAGGACAATGGTTTGGAGTACATTGAACCTGGGTCATTTTCTTCAATGACTTCtctcacagacattttccttttTGTGAACTATCTAGAACATATTCCTGGTCCGTTCCCAGCCAGCATCAAGAGCATACACCTTGATAACAACCGGATTGAATCGATTCCTCCTGACATCTTCCAAAATGGAACTAAACTTAATATTCTCTCACTTCGTATAAATAACATTACTTCTATTCACACAAATGCCTTCCAAAATATAGAATCAATTCAAGAATTACATCTCGAAAGGAACACGCTATCTATTTTACATGATGAAACATTCAAATTCGCTTTGAGACTGAAGTATCTAAATTTAAACCATCTGACACTGACAGCGGTTTACCCCGACTGTTTTTCCAATCTGAACTCTTTGACTAAACTAGAAATGTCATTTGTGCGCGTCTCAAAGGATCAAGTGTATGGAAATATATTCCGAAATTTGCCGATGCTTGAAGAACTGCAGCTACAGGAGAGTCCAACACTGGCTGAAATTTTTATCACCAATCTTATCATAGAAAGGAAAAAGGTGAAAACTATTACACAGTTGAACCTTGAAGATAATGGACTGGAAACATTAAGTTCTGATGTACAAAAGTACTTACCTAACATACAGAAGCTTTCATTACGAGGAAACAATTTTCACTGCAATGCTAATATACTATGGCTGCGAATCTGGCATAATATTGAACCAGACAAACTTCACAAATTCGATCAAGTTCGCTGCTATCTACCGCGACATCTTCAAGGTCAACGAATTGAAGATGTCCAAATTGGGCAGTTTAACGATCAGACCAGTTCTGAAAATGACAACCTTGACACCGTTTCTCATCCTTACCACATTCCTACTGACGATCCATTCCAAACGACAACTGAACAAGCGTACTACTTTCATTATCCAGATTACGACTATGAATATCTTTATCAGTACGACTACTCAAATGGCTCTACCGTACAGAGTATTTCAAATCATCCGATCCCGGCACTAACTTTCCAAACAACAACACCCTTGTCCGAGGACGACAGAAAAACAgtaaattcaaataacactgttGAGACATACAACCATTCAAATAACTCtacaataaaaagtatttcaaatcATTCAAGACAGGCAACAATTTTCAAAACAGCAACACCCTTGTCTGATGAtggaaaacaaacagaaaatccCAACATCAAAAACCATGATATAGGACACACAGGTAAACCACCAGCTCAAAACAATGGAGGAAATTCATCCAGTTTGAAAACAGTCGGGATAGCATTTGGTATGGCGTTTGGTGTAATCATAGTGATGCTCTTTGGTGCTTTACTTGTATACAAACTGTGGCAAAGGAAACGTAATGCTGCTATGAAAACTGGGCGACATCAAAACGGAGGGCAGGATTATGTTTTTGTTGCTGCGCAGACAGACAGACGTGACAAACCAGAACCTAAAGTTCACAGGAAACTGTCACGGGCAGAGAGGGGATCGACGACATCACATGCCAGTGAGGACATAACAAATTCTGATACAGACATGAAGGTCTACATAATGGATATAGATGCATAA